From a region of the Babylonia areolata isolate BAREFJ2019XMU chromosome 21, ASM4173473v1, whole genome shotgun sequence genome:
- the LOC143295813 gene encoding putative palmitoyltransferase ZDHHC24: protein MQTVTMQRRTPIALGSADTSLKEKLKEHYQNRSFTPPPGSESRNGMITVGCGIFIMFLESLAVLLPGVYFGRNAEKGDSLMGRVGWFGEPWWVAVVVIVFSWVEVTWNWWRVYYDKPNWVTKDMKTALFGQSLDTPEGWRHCPTCQLDAPPRSHHCHHCGHCILKRDHHCFFTSSCVGFYNQRHFVMFCLYTIWGCLLAVYLQLAYISLSLPLPENYMMYVAPVPIFQLFTGNLHFGLFVLLVHVYINLIFMGTAASFLLWQYILILRGQTSYEAWRGIRTYNVGLFGNVTSVFGSPLTSWILYFAPLMLPLKGDGIRWNVQHKSGKRY from the exons ATGCAAACGGTCACCATGCAGCGGCGAACCCCCATCGCCCTGGGCTCAGCCGACACTTCGTTGAAGGAGAAGCTGAAGGAGCACTACCAGAACCGCAGCTTCACCCCACCGCCAGGCTCCGAGTCCAGGAACGGGATGATCACGGTGGGCTGCGGGATCTTCATCATGTTCCTGGAGAGTCTCGCCGTTCTGCTGCCCGGCGTCTATTTTGGGAGGAACGCGGAGAAGGGGGACAGCCTGATGGGCAGGGTCGGGTGGTTCGGGGAGCCgtggtgggtggcggtggtggtgatcgtCTTCAGTTGGGTGGAGGTGACGTGGAACTGGTGGAGGGTGTACTACGACAAGCCCAACTGGGTCACCAAGGACATGAAGACCGCCCTCTTTGGCCAGAGCCTGGACACTCCTGAAG gctGGAGGCACTGCCCGACCTGCCAGCTGGACGCACCCCCTCGctcccaccactgccaccactgtGGTCACTGCATCCTGAAGCGCGACCACCACTGCTTCTTCACCAGCTCCTGCGTGGGCTTCTACAACCAGCGCCACTTCGTCATGTTCTGCCTGTACACCATCTGGGGCTGCCTGCTGGCTGTCTACCTTCAGCTGGCCTACATcagcctgtctctgcctcttcccGAGAACTACATGATGTACGTCGCTCCTGTCCCCATCTTTCAGCTGTTCACGGGCAACCTGCACTTCGGACTCTTTGTGCTGCTGGTGCATGTGTACATCAACCTGATCTTCATGGGCACTGCGGCCAGCTTTCTCCTCTGGCAGTACATTCTGATACTGCGGGGGCAGACTTCGTACGAAGCCTGGAGGGGGATCAGAACTTATAACGTTGGTCTGTTCGGAAATGTCACCTCTGTCTTTGGGTCTCCCCTGACGTCCTGGATCCTGTACTTTGCTCCCTTGATGCTGCCCCTCAAGGGGGATGGCATCAGGTGGAACGTTCAACACAAGTCTGGGAAAAGGTATTAG